The following is a genomic window from Parabacteroides johnsonii DSM 18315.
ATCCGTTCCATTTCCTCCACGAAAGACAAAGGCTGTATTGCTCTCTTCAGTCATACACATCATAACACGTATATGGGAATAGCAGCCTATCAACACCTGATCAACCTGTTCAGAAGTAGAGAAGACATTATCTATCGTATAAAATGTTTCAGGATCTTCTTCCAAAAACTTGGAATCATTACAGCTGCCAAGTAAACAAGCACTCAACAAGCCACAAACACTATATTTTAATACATTTTTCATTTCTGTATATTTTATCTGTTAGAAACTGATATTTGCACCCAAAGAAAAAGATGTTAATACAGGATAAGTATTTTCGCTAACGGTAACACCAACCTCAGGATCTCCTCCCTGCCATTTGGTTATCGTAAATAAGTTTTTCGCCGTAAAGAATACTTTCAAATTTTGGATATTTACTTTTTGTACCCAAGGTTCACGGAATGTATATGACAAAGTCACATCCTGCAAACGAACGAATGCCCGGTTCTGCAAACCTAAGAAACGTCCGCCATCATCATTAAATGTTGCTGCAGGATATTCATTGCTCTTATTCTCAGGAGTCCACCAAGGTATATAAATACCATTGGTATTGAACCTACCGGAACCATTAGTCAAATAAGCACCTTTATTAGACTTTTGATAATATCCACCGCCACCAAATGTACCGGTCAGCATAAAATATAAATCCCAATTTTTGTATGTAATCGTGTTACTCATATTCAACTTGAAGTTAGGCGTAGAATATCCCAAAATAACACGGTCTGCAGAAGTAATCACTCCATCATTGTCCATATCTTTATATTTAGGAATACCCGGAGTCGCTCCATTCGCTTTCATATATTCGATATCGGTCTCTTGGACTATACCATCTTGTTGATAACCATAGATGGCTCCCAAAGGCTTCCCTATAAAACGAGAGTTCGAGATATCATCATCCTCTTTGCCATCGCCATTCAAATCTTCACCATACAGATGGACCAATTTATTACGGTTCAGCCAAAATGTCAAGTTCGTCGTCCAATACCAATCCTGTGTATTGATATTCACGGAACGAATTGTCAATTCCACCCCTCTGTTATTAACCTGCCCCATAGAAGACTTCATATTTTTAAAGCCTGTCATAACAGGGATATCTCTCGTAAATATCTGATCTGTTGTTTTAGAAAAATAAAGATCCAGATCTACAAACAAGCGACTACCTAACCAAGCAGATTCAAAGCCTGTATTCCAAGATTCTGTCGTTTCCCAACCTAAATTAGCATTGCCAAGTGCTTTCTGATTCAATCCATAGATAATATCACTGCCCCCAAATTCATAGCGGACACCGCCGGAAGCTCCATTGTTGATGGTTGACAATGTTCCATAAGGGTCCAACCCCTGATTACCGTTCTTACCCCAGGATACCTTCAATTTCAAATCATCCAAATACGAAATTGAAGACATAAACTTTTCACTGCTCAATCTCCAGGCTCCACCAAATGCAAAGAAATCTCCCCACTTTTGATTAACCCCAAAAACAGAAGCTCCATCACGACGATAAGAACCGGTAAAGAAGTAACGATCATCATATGAATAAGATGCACGGCCCAAATATCCGATATTGGAACGCTGGTTATTATCCATATTGACTTTCTGAACTGTAGCTTTGTGCAAACCATTTATACCCAAAGTAGTATTACCATTTGCAGCAAAGTTCGAACCGGTCGTTTCTATCATCTCGTATTTTTTCCTATCACGCGTAGCAACGGCAGTCAAATCAATTGAATGTTTTCCAAATGTATTTTTATAATTCAGAATATTATCGATCACCCAACTGTCTGTCGTATTATTATTAATTTTCCCATTGGCGCTTGCTAACAAACTTTGGAGCGTTGCCGGAGAATAACGGGTTTCATCATCATAAGCACCTTCTTTAACAAAATACCCTTCATAATAAAAATCTCCAGACTGGTTTTTACTTAAGTTTCCGGCATAATTAAAACGATAGCTCAAACCTTCAACCCAAGGGAGTTTGACAACGGCATAAGCATTTGCACGGAAATTGTTTCGTATATCCTTATTATCACGAACACTCTTGTCAGTATTCCATAAGGCATTTACACTCGACTGTGTATATGGGAATTTTTCCAACAATTTTTCCGACCCATTTCTATACATCACACCGTAAGGAGATGTTTGCGTAGCCTCGCCAATATTAGCTCCCACACCCGAATAATCAGACTTCGTAAATGCAGCATCTACTCCTATCTGTAACCAGCTTGTTATATCCGTATTGATTTTTGCCAAAGCTGTTATTCTATTATAATCATCCCCAATAACTACACCCTGATTATCCGAATAGGCCGCAGACAAATAGTAATTCATTTTCTCTCCAGCTCCGGAAACCGATACTTGGTAGTCCTGTACCCAACCTGTACGAGTTGACGCGTCTAACCAATTTATCTCCCTACCAGCTTCCATATTTGCCAATTCCTGAGGCTTTAACCAACTTAAATCCGAACTATTATTTCGCGCCATTACAGATTCAAGCCATTGCTCTCCCTTCATCAATTCCGGCTTATTCTGCCAAGTCTGCATACTACCTGTAGCATTAAAAGTGACAACAGGCTTTCCGGTTTTTCCTCTTTTAGTCGTTATAATAATCACGCCATTTGCAGAACGGGAACCATAGGCTGCTGCAGATGTCGCATCTTTCAATACATCATAAGAAGCAATATCATTCGGGTTTATATCATTAATGCTACCCATAAAAATAACTCCATCCACCACGATCAGCGGATCATTGGACCCGGAAATAGATTTTTGTCCACGCATCTGCATGCTCGGCTCTCCACCAGCAGAATTAGTCGCTCCGATATCCAAACCTGAGACATTACCTTTCAGAGATTCCAATGCATTCAAGTTCGGAGACAGGGCAATCGGAGAATTCTCTAATTTAACAGAACTGACAGAACCGGTGAAATCTTTTCTTTTTGTCGTTCCATAACCGATAACAATGACTTCGTCCAATGTTTCCGTATCTTCCTTCAATAATACATCCAATGTACTGTTCTTTCCCACTGGAATTTCCTGAGTAATATATCCGATATAGGAAACTACCAAAATACTGTTCGACCCCACTTCCAGCGAATATTGTCCATCGATATCCGTAATCGTTCCATTTGCTGTTCCCTTCTCAACAATATTTGCCCCAATTACCGGTTCACCGCTTTGGTCCTTAATAATACCGGTAATCTTCCGGGTATTTTGTTGAGTCGACGCAGATACATAACCGGGAGCAGATAGTACAATTTGATTGTTTTCTTTAATTATATAAGTGATCTGTGCCTGTTTCTTTATCTGTTCCAACACATCCCGAATATTTTCTCCCTGAGCTGAAACTGAAATTCTTGTATTCAGACCGGATAGATTGTCATTATAAAAAAATCGATAATCACTTACTTTTTCAATTTCGCGAATCACCTCGCGAGTGGATTTGTTTTGCATGGATAAGGATATCTGTGCAGAAAGTATCGTACCCGAAACAAGGCAAAAACTTCCAATTGTGATTCCTTTCCGTAATAAATTCTTTAAGGTATTCATTTTTTTTAGAGTTCTCCATTAATTAATAATCAATTAATCAGGTAACTTTGTATCTGAAATCAAGTGGTGAGAAGCGATGATTTCAAATTGGCAAAATTACATTGCATAGATCTCAGGTGTGTCTATTCTTAATTAGATACACCTGTGTTTTTATACTCCCTTTCCCATAGGCATTCTGTTTACATTAATATTCTATTTTATTATTTTCTCTCCTCTATAATAATCTCGCCACCTACTTTCTTGTACATAATCGGCGCCGTAAGACTAATCAATTCAATCACGTTTTCCAGACTATTATTTTTAATAACTCCGGAAAAACGATAACGCTTTACCTTTTCAGAAGCAAACCGTACTTTCACATTATATAAGCGATCCAACATTACGGCTACTTCCTCCATCGTTACTCCTTTAAAAACAAGCTCATTATCCTTCCACATCCGAGCATAAGCCGCAAGATCATCGGAGACAATCATTCTACGCGAAGACTTATCAAAACTCAAACTCTCATCAGGTTTCAAAATGACTTCATCTTTCCCTATTGACGTACGAACTTTTCCCTCAAAAAGAGTTGTCGTCAACTCTCTATCTTCCTGATAGGCTTTCACATTGAAAGTCGTACCCAAC
Proteins encoded in this region:
- a CDS encoding SusC/RagA family TonB-linked outer membrane protein; translated protein: MNTLKNLLRKGITIGSFCLVSGTILSAQISLSMQNKSTREVIREIEKVSDYRFFYNDNLSGLNTRISVSAQGENIRDVLEQIKKQAQITYIIKENNQIVLSAPGYVSASTQQNTRKITGIIKDQSGEPVIGANIVEKGTANGTITDIDGQYSLEVGSNSILVVSYIGYITQEIPVGKNSTLDVLLKEDTETLDEVIVIGYGTTKRKDFTGSVSSVKLENSPIALSPNLNALESLKGNVSGLDIGATNSAGGEPSMQMRGQKSISGSNDPLIVVDGVIFMGSINDINPNDIASYDVLKDATSAAAYGSRSANGVIIITTKRGKTGKPVVTFNATGSMQTWQNKPELMKGEQWLESVMARNNSSDLSWLKPQELANMEAGREINWLDASTRTGWVQDYQVSVSGAGEKMNYYLSAAYSDNQGVVIGDDYNRITALAKINTDITSWLQIGVDAAFTKSDYSGVGANIGEATQTSPYGVMYRNGSEKLLEKFPYTQSSVNALWNTDKSVRDNKDIRNNFRANAYAVVKLPWVEGLSYRFNYAGNLSKNQSGDFYYEGYFVKEGAYDDETRYSPATLQSLLASANGKINNNTTDSWVIDNILNYKNTFGKHSIDLTAVATRDRKKYEMIETTGSNFAANGNTTLGINGLHKATVQKVNMDNNQRSNIGYLGRASYSYDDRYFFTGSYRRDGASVFGVNQKWGDFFAFGGAWRLSSEKFMSSISYLDDLKLKVSWGKNGNQGLDPYGTLSTINNGASGGVRYEFGGSDIIYGLNQKALGNANLGWETTESWNTGFESAWLGSRLFVDLDLYFSKTTDQIFTRDIPVMTGFKNMKSSMGQVNNRGVELTIRSVNINTQDWYWTTNLTFWLNRNKLVHLYGEDLNGDGKEDDDISNSRFIGKPLGAIYGYQQDGIVQETDIEYMKANGATPGIPKYKDMDNDGVITSADRVILGYSTPNFKLNMSNTITYKNWDLYFMLTGTFGGGGYYQKSNKGAYLTNGSGRFNTNGIYIPWWTPENKSNEYPAATFNDDGGRFLGLQNRAFVRLQDVTLSYTFREPWVQKVNIQNLKVFFTAKNLFTITKWQGGDPEVGVTVSENTYPVLTSFSLGANISF